The DNA segment GCCGCGTGTGCAGTTCGTCGGCGGCTGGCAGTCCGCCGATTTCGAGAGCATGAAGCTGTCCGGCCACTGGCCGCAGACCGACCCGACCCAGATCGTGCTGCTCGATGCCGAGCCGCCTGTCGTGACGCCGGAGGGACCGGTCGCGGTCGAGGCCACGGTCAGGCTGACGCGCTATCGCAATGCGGAGGTCGAGATCGAGGTCACGACGCCGGCCCCGGGCTTCGTCGTGCTCAACGATATCTGGCATCCCTGGTGGACGGCCGAGGTCGACGGCACCGAGGCCGAGATCCTCAGGGCCAATGTGCTGTTCCGCGCCGTTCAGGTGTCGGCCGGCACGCATAAGGTGCGCTTCAGCTTCCAGCCGCTCAAGGGGGCGATCGCCGAGCTCAAGGAGCGGATCGAGCCGGAGGAGCCGGAGGACACCCTGCCGCTGCCGCCGCGCCACCACGGGCCGCGGATCGTCGCCGCGCCGGGCGAGGGGCCGGTGCTCTCCGGGCCGTCGCAGGCCGTGCGCAACTCGCTCGGCCTCGGCGCGGGCCAGCCGGCGCGCAATGGCACCGCCGCCGCGCATGTGCAGGGCGACGCGATGGCGTATTGAGCGCGACGCTCAGGCGACGCCGAGCTTCTTCTGCAGGCTGGTCGAGGAGGTCGTGTACTGGAAGGTCAGCCGCTTGTCCGGATAGACGTAGCGGTGGACCTTCTGGGCGCAGAGCGCCGCCTCGTGGAAGCCCGAGAGGATGAGCTTGAGCTTGCCCGGATAGGTGTTGATGTCGCCGATGGCGAAGATGCCGGGCACGCTGGTCTCGAATTTCTCGGTGTCCACGGGTATGAGGTTCTCGTCGAGGTTCAGGCCCCAGTCGGCGATCGGGCCGAGCTTCATGGTCAGTCCGAAGAAGGGCAGCAGCGTGTCGCAGGCGATCTCGAAGGTCGCATTGTCGGTGCCGCGGCAGACGGCCGCCTCGAGCTTGCCGTTCTCGCCCCTCAAGCCCATGACCTGGCCGAGCTTCATATCCATCGCGCCCGCGGCGACGAGGGCGCGCATCTGCTCGACCGAATGCGGCGCGGCGCGGAAATCGTCGCGCCGGTGCATCAGCGTGACGCGGCTCGCGACGGGCTGGAGGTTCAGCGTCCAGTCGAGGGCGGAATCGCCGCCGCCGACGATCAGGATGTTGCGGCCGCGGAACGCCTCGATCTTGCGCACGGCATAGAAGACGGAGCCGTTCTCATAGGCCTCGATGCCGGGGATCGGCGGCTTCTTGGGCTGGAAGGAGCCGCCGCCGGCGGCGATGATCACGATCTTGGTGTCGAAGACGGTGCCGGCGTCGGTGGTGACGCGGAAGCGCGGCGCCTCGGCCGTGCCGGTCGGCTCGACCGCCTCGATCATCTGATTGAGATGGAAGGTCGGCCCGAAGGGCTTGATCTGCTCGATCAGGTTGTCGACCAGCGCCTGGCCGGTCACCACCGGGAAGCCGGGGATGTCGTAGATCGGCTTCTCCGGATAGAGCTCCGCGCACTGCCCGCCGACCTTGGGCAGGATGTCGACGAGATGCGCGCGGATGTCGAGCAGGCCGAGCTCGAAGACGGCGAAGAGCCCGCAGGGGCCGGCGCCGACGATGACGACGTCGGTGGTGATGACTTCGTTTTCGTTGGCGGTGCCCGCGTCGCTCATGATCCTACCCTGGAGCCGGCCCAGACCGTCCGGTTCAGCGAACGCCGGCGCGGGGTGGAGATGAAGCTTCGAAGCCCGGTTGGCAAGTGCAAAAACGCCGGATCAGGCCCCCGTCTCGGCGGTGAGGCCGGCTGCTGCGATGCCGGCGCAGGCGGCGGCCTCGTCATTGTCGGAGCTGTCGCCGGAGATGCCGATCGCGCCAAGCAGCGCGCCCGCGGTCGAGCGGATCAGGACGCCGCCGGGGACAGGCACCAGCGAGCCGCCGACGGCATGGGTCGCCGCCTCGATGAAATAGGGCCGGTCCAGCGCCATCTTGTGCAGCGTGCGCGTGCCCACCCCCAGCGCGACCGCGCCGTAAGCCTTGCCGAGCGCGATCTCGCCGCGCTTCAGGCTGGCGCCATCCTGCGCGGCGAAGGTCTTCTGCGCGCCGCGCGCGTCCAGAACGGCGATGGCGAGGGGCTGGAAGCGGTTGGATTCGGCATGGGCGAGCGCGGCCTGGAGGATGGTCTGGGCCTGGGCGAGGGTCAGCATGGGAAACTCCGGTTTCGACGGGCTCCTTCTTGCCAGCCGCGGGGCGCGCGCGAAAGGCCGTTCGCGCACAACAGCTTTTCCGCGGCGACTTGCATAGGACCGCGCGACAGGTCTTGATAGCGCTGCGACACGAGGAGATTTGATTCATGGGTCTGTTCAGTTTCATCAAGGATGCCGGCGCCAAGATCTTCGGCGGCTCGGCCAAGGCTGCGACCGCCGAGGATCTGCAGAAGGAGCTCGCCGGGCACGGCCTGCCTTCGGACATCAACATCCAGATCGACGGCGACAAGGTGAAGGTTTCCGGCAAGGCCGTCTCGACGGAAGAGGCCGAGAAGATCATCCTGGCGCTCGGCAACACGACCGGCGTGGCGCAGGTCGAATCGGAGCTGGCGGTGAACAAGGAGGCTCCGGCCGCCGTGTTCTACACCGTGCAGAAGGGCGACACGCTCTGGAAGATCGCCGAGGCGCATTACGGCAAGGGCCAGGGCGCGAAATACACCGAGATCGTCAAGGCCAACACGCCGCCGGTCAAGAATCCCGACCTGATCATGCCGGGCTGGGTCCTGCGCATTCCGCCGCTGGGCTGACGCGCTATCCCGACACCGTAGCCGCGGGCCGGTCGCCCGCGGCTGCTTTTTCATGTCCGCCGCGCGAGCGGACCGGAGCAGCCGTCCATGATCGTGAACGATCTCGATATCGACGACGTCAGGGCCGGGCTGGAGGACGGCTCCATCCTGCTCGTCGACGTGCGCGAGCCGCATGAGTTTGCCGCCGGGCATATTCCGGGGGCGGTCTCGCGGCCCCTGTCGCGGTTCGATCCGGCCGACCTGCCGAACGAGCCGGGCAAGCGCATCGTCCTGTCCTGCGCGGCCGGGGTGCGCTCGCGGCGGGCGCTGGCCTTCGCGCAGTCGGCCGGGCTCGACATCGACAGCCATTACGCCGGCGGCTTCAGGGACTGGCTGATGCGAGGCGGGCCGGTCACGCGGGGTTGAGCATCCGCGTCGCCCCACCGCCCCCGATCGAGGGAGAGACCATGTCGATCCGAGCCTTCTGCCATGGCGCGCTCTGCGCCGCCGCGATCGTCCTGGCCGCGCCGGGAGCCGGCTGGGCGCAGGGCACCGCGACGATGCCCGCCGGCAGCGCGGACAAGGCCGCCGCCGCCGACCTCCAGGCCGCGATCGTCAAGTCCAATGCCTATACCGGGCTGATGAACCGGACGCTGCGCGCCATCCAGTCCTGGGAGCGCTACGGCAGCTGGGTCGACATGAAGAAAGGCCCGACCGGCAAGGAGCGCTACATCACCTACGGGCTCTACAGCCTCTACGACGTGGCCGGCGAGATCAGGAAGGCGGAGGAGGCGATGGCGCGCGAGCCCAGCCTGCCGGCGATCGACGAGACGGTCGGCCGCTACGTCAAGGCCTATCAGGAGCTGGCGCCGCTGATCACCAGGGCCGAGCGCTATTACGACCGCAAGGATTATCGCGACGACAATCTGGCCGAGGGCCAGAGGCTGCACGCGCTGATGGTGCCGGCCGCCAGGACGTTCCTCGACGAGCGGGCCAAGCTCGATGCGCTGATGCGCGTCTACAAGAGGGGACTCGACCAGCGCGAGCTCGCCGCGATCGAGCAGCGCGAGGGCCGCTCGGCCCGCTGGCAGGTGCGCAACATCATGATCAATGCCCGCGCGGTGATGGATCTGATGCCGAGCAACGAGCGCCCGATCGTCGACCTCAAGGCGTTCAACGCCGCCGTTGCCGATTACGCCGGCGCGATCCGGGAGATGGATGCGTTCAAGGACAAGGAGCCCAAGGGCGTGCCCTTCATCGAGAGCCAGGCGAGCTCCTGGCTCGGCAAGCTGCGCGATTTCAGCGACAAGCTCGCCAGGAGCAAGGGCGACGTCCGGCGCGGGGCGGCCAACGACGCCAACTGGATCGTCAACAACTACAATACCATGGTCTCGCTGTCGGAGACGGCGGCGCGCATGTCGCGCTGAGACGCGGGTGGGGCTGACGCGGCGCGATTTATGCCTCAGTCTTCGGTCAGAAGAGGTCTCGACCGGCTGGGGCCGTGGTCGGACCGCAGCGGAAAACACATTGAGACCAAACCGAGGATATGCCTCATGCGTCCCATGAAATTCGGCTTCGGCCAGCCGGTGCGGCGGGTCGAGGATCAGCGCCTGACCACCGGCACCGGCCGCTATACCGACGACATCGCCGTCGCGGGCGCCCTGCATGCCTTCGTGCTGCGCTCGCCTTACGCCCATGCCCGCTTCGTCATCACCGATGCCGGGACGGCGCGGGAGATGAAGGGCGTGAAGCTCGTCCTGACCGGCGCGGACGTCGCCCATTACGGCGACCTGCCGTGCAAGGGGCACATCAAGACGACCTCCGGCGCGATGTCGCAATCGCTTCCGGTCCCGGTGCTTCCGGCCGATACGGTGCGCCATGTCGGCGAGGCCGTCGCCTTCGTCGTCGCCGAGACGCTGGCGCAGGCGCGCGACGCGGCCGAGGCCATCGCGATCGACTGGGAGCCGCTGCCGGCCGTGTCCGGCATCACTGAGGCGCTGGCGGATGGCGCGCCGCGGCTCTGGCCCGACCGGCCGGGCAACATCGCCTTCGAGGGCGAGCAGGGCGACCGCGCCCGGACCGAGAAAGCCTTCGGCCGGGCGGCGCGCACCGTCTCGCTCACCGTCGTCAACAACCGGCTCGCCTCCAACTACATGGAGACGCGCGCCTGCATCGCCGAATACGACAGGGCCGGGAAGCGCTGGACCCTGACGCTCGGCAGCCAGGGCAGCCACGGCATGCGCGACCTGCTCGCGAACTACGTGCTCAAGGTCGATCCCAGGCGCATCCGCGTGGTGACGCCGGATGTCGGCGGCGGCTTCGGCACGAAGATCTTCCTCTACCGCGAATATCCGCTGGCGATGATCGCGGCGGAAAAGCTGAAGCGCCCGGTGCGCTGGGTCGCCGACCGCAACGAGCATTTCCTCGCCGACACCCATGGCCGCGCCAATCTCGCGACGGCGACGATGGCGCTCGACGCGAAGGGCAGGTTCATCGGCCTCAAGGTCGATCTCTCAGCCGAGATGGGCGCCTGGCTCTCGCAATACGGGCCCTTCATTCCCTGGGTCGGCACGACGATGACGCCGGGCTGCTACGACATCCCGGCGGTGCACGTCGTCTTCCGCGGCGTGCTCACCAACACCACCCCGGTCGATGCCTATCGCGGTGCCGGCCGGCCGGAAGCCGCCTATCTGATCGAGCGGCTGGTCGATGCGATCGCGCGCGAGACCGGAAAGACGCCAGACAAGGTCAGGGCACGGAACTTCGTCAGGCCCTCGCAGATGCCGTACCGGACGCAGACCGGCCCGGTCTATGATTCGGGCGAGTTCGAGGGCCATATGCGCCGCGCCATGGCGGTGGCGGACTGGAAGGGCTTCAAGGCCCGCGCCGCCGCCTCGAGAAAGGCCGGCAGGATCCGCGGCATCGGCATGGCCTCATATATCGAGGCTTGCGGCGGCGGCGGGCCGGAAAGCTCGACCGTGATCCTGGAAAAGGACGGCACGGTCACGGTGCTGATCGGCACCCAGTCGAACGGGCAGGGGCACGAGACCGCCTATTCGCAGCTCGTCTCGCAGCATCTCGATATTCCGATGGAGCGTATCCGCGTCGTGCAGGGCGATACCGACCGGGTCGAGACCGGCTCCGGCACCGGCGGCTCGCGCTCGATCCCCGTGGGTGGGGCCGCGCTCGACAAGGCGACGGGAATCCTGACCGACAACCTCAAGCAGCTCGCCTCCGAGACGCTCGAGGCGGCGGTGGGCGATCTCGAGATCGTCGACGGGGCGGTGGGGATCGTCGGCACCGACAAGAGGCTCGATCTTGCCGCGATCGCGGCGCTGCCGGGCGCGACGCCGGCCATGCTCAAGGTGCACCAGAGCTGGCAGCCGCCCGAGGCGACCTATCCGAACGGAACCCATGTCTGCGAGCTGGAGATCGACCCCGCCACCGGCGGCACGGAAATCCGCAACTATGTCGTGGTCGACGATTTCGGCGTGACGTTGAACCCGCTGATGCTGCAAGGCCAGGTGCAGGGCGGCTCGGCCCAGGGCATCGGCCAGGCGCTGATGGAGGAGATCCGCTTCGATCCCGACGGGCAGATGCTGACCGCCACCTTCATGGACTACGCCCTGCCGCGCGCGATCGACGTGCCCAACTTCCATTTCGAGACGCGCAACGTCCGCTGCCTGACCAATGCGATCGGCGTCAAGGGCGCGGGCGAGGCCGGCGCCATCGGCGCCTGCCCGGCGGTGATGAACGCGATGATCGACGCGCTCGACCGGGCCGCCGGCATCAAGGCGATCGACATGCCGGCGACGCCGCTCAAGGTCTTCACGGCGCTGAAGGAGGCCGGATATCGGCTTTGATGCAAGGACGGGTTTGCGATGCCGCAACCCTCATCACGCAAAAGCGATTTGGCTTCAGTTGCGATCGTCGCTTGTTCTGGACAAGTTCGAAACTGCGCCGTTCGGCGCCGACCTGTTCAGAAGGGGAATTGAATGATCCGTGCCGCTTTCGTCCTTGCCGGCCTCGGGCTCGGCCTTACCGCCGTGACGGCGCAATCAAATCCGATCGCGGAGCGCCAGCAGACGATGAAGGGCGTGGGAGCGGCGACGCGCGAGGGTGCGGCGATGGCCAAGGGCGACGCCGCCTTCGACGCCGCCAAGGCGCAGGCGATCTTCAAGACCTATGCCGATGCGGCCAGGAAGATGCCCGGCCTGTTCCCGGATTCGTCGAAGACCGGCGGCGAGACCACCGCTGCCGCGAAGATCTGGGAGGACCAGGCCGGGTTCAAGGCGGCCTTCGCCAAGTTCGAGAGCGATGCCGCCGCCGGCGCGAGCGTCGCCAATCTCGACGGCTTCCGCGGCGCCTTCGGCGCGGCGACGAAGAATTGCGGCGCCTGCCACGAGGTCTACCGCATCAAGAAGTGAGGGGTCCGGCAGATCCGGGCCGCCCGAAATCGGGGCGCGGGAACCCTCTCCCATAGGGAGAGGGCAGGGGTAGGCTGCCAACCGTGTTTGCCGTGAGGCAGGCGCCTCACTGGTCCAATGGCCTTCACCTCGCCCCTGCCCTTCTCCGTACAGGAGAGGGGCCCGCGTCTTTTCTGGAGCTGTTCCGGTTTCAGGGTTGCCGAACAACTCCCATCCCGTCCAATCTCGGGGCCGTTGCTGGTGGAGATATCGATGCTGGTGCTGCGCCGCCTTTTCGTGACCCTCGTCCTCCTGGCGGCCGTGGCGCTTGCGGGCTTCTATTTCCTCACCGATCCGCGCGTGGTGTCGCCCTCGCCCGAGGTGGGAGCGCTGCCGGCGGCGGACATCGAGAACGGCAAGGTGCTGTTTGCGGCCGGCGGCTGCTCCTCCTGCCATGCCACGCCCGGCCAGGACGACAGGCTCAGACTCGGCGGCGGGCTTGCGCTCGCCTCGCCCTTCGGCACCTTCCACGTGCCGAACATCTCGCCGC comes from the Bosea sp. (in: a-proteobacteria) genome and includes:
- a CDS encoding NAD(P)/FAD-dependent oxidoreductase translates to MSDAGTANENEVITTDVVIVGAGPCGLFAVFELGLLDIRAHLVDILPKVGGQCAELYPEKPIYDIPGFPVVTGQALVDNLIEQIKPFGPTFHLNQMIEAVEPTGTAEAPRFRVTTDAGTVFDTKIVIIAAGGGSFQPKKPPIPGIEAYENGSVFYAVRKIEAFRGRNILIVGGGDSALDWTLNLQPVASRVTLMHRRDDFRAAPHSVEQMRALVAAGAMDMKLGQVMGLRGENGKLEAAVCRGTDNATFEIACDTLLPFFGLTMKLGPIADWGLNLDENLIPVDTEKFETSVPGIFAIGDINTYPGKLKLILSGFHEAALCAQKVHRYVYPDKRLTFQYTTSSTSLQKKLGVA
- a CDS encoding heme-binding protein — its product is MLTLAQAQTILQAALAHAESNRFQPLAIAVLDARGAQKTFAAQDGASLKRGEIALGKAYGAVALGVGTRTLHKMALDRPYFIEAATHAVGGSLVPVPGGVLIRSTAGALLGAIGISGDSSDNDEAAACAGIAAAGLTAETGA
- the lysM gene encoding peptidoglycan-binding protein LysM; this encodes MGLFSFIKDAGAKIFGGSAKAATAEDLQKELAGHGLPSDINIQIDGDKVKVSGKAVSTEEAEKIILALGNTTGVAQVESELAVNKEAPAAVFYTVQKGDTLWKIAEAHYGKGQGAKYTEIVKANTPPVKNPDLIMPGWVLRIPPLG
- a CDS encoding rhodanese-like domain-containing protein, with the translated sequence MIVNDLDIDDVRAGLEDGSILLVDVREPHEFAAGHIPGAVSRPLSRFDPADLPNEPGKRIVLSCAAGVRSRRALAFAQSAGLDIDSHYAGGFRDWLMRGGPVTRG
- a CDS encoding YiiG family protein encodes the protein MSIRAFCHGALCAAAIVLAAPGAGWAQGTATMPAGSADKAAAADLQAAIVKSNAYTGLMNRTLRAIQSWERYGSWVDMKKGPTGKERYITYGLYSLYDVAGEIRKAEEAMAREPSLPAIDETVGRYVKAYQELAPLITRAERYYDRKDYRDDNLAEGQRLHALMVPAARTFLDERAKLDALMRVYKRGLDQRELAAIEQREGRSARWQVRNIMINARAVMDLMPSNERPIVDLKAFNAAVADYAGAIREMDAFKDKEPKGVPFIESQASSWLGKLRDFSDKLARSKGDVRRGAANDANWIVNNYNTMVSLSETAARMSR
- a CDS encoding xanthine dehydrogenase family protein molybdopterin-binding subunit translates to MRPMKFGFGQPVRRVEDQRLTTGTGRYTDDIAVAGALHAFVLRSPYAHARFVITDAGTAREMKGVKLVLTGADVAHYGDLPCKGHIKTTSGAMSQSLPVPVLPADTVRHVGEAVAFVVAETLAQARDAAEAIAIDWEPLPAVSGITEALADGAPRLWPDRPGNIAFEGEQGDRARTEKAFGRAARTVSLTVVNNRLASNYMETRACIAEYDRAGKRWTLTLGSQGSHGMRDLLANYVLKVDPRRIRVVTPDVGGGFGTKIFLYREYPLAMIAAEKLKRPVRWVADRNEHFLADTHGRANLATATMALDAKGRFIGLKVDLSAEMGAWLSQYGPFIPWVGTTMTPGCYDIPAVHVVFRGVLTNTTPVDAYRGAGRPEAAYLIERLVDAIARETGKTPDKVRARNFVRPSQMPYRTQTGPVYDSGEFEGHMRRAMAVADWKGFKARAAASRKAGRIRGIGMASYIEACGGGGPESSTVILEKDGTVTVLIGTQSNGQGHETAYSQLVSQHLDIPMERIRVVQGDTDRVETGSGTGGSRSIPVGGAALDKATGILTDNLKQLASETLEAAVGDLEIVDGAVGIVGTDKRLDLAAIAALPGATPAMLKVHQSWQPPEATYPNGTHVCELEIDPATGGTEIRNYVVVDDFGVTLNPLMLQGQVQGGSAQGIGQALMEEIRFDPDGQMLTATFMDYALPRAIDVPNFHFETRNVRCLTNAIGVKGAGEAGAIGACPAVMNAMIDALDRAAGIKAIDMPATPLKVFTALKEAGYRL
- a CDS encoding cytochrome c codes for the protein MIRAAFVLAGLGLGLTAVTAQSNPIAERQQTMKGVGAATREGAAMAKGDAAFDAAKAQAIFKTYADAARKMPGLFPDSSKTGGETTAAAKIWEDQAGFKAAFAKFESDAAAGASVANLDGFRGAFGAATKNCGACHEVYRIKK